The stretch of DNA CGGCGTCTTTAGGTCGAAATTGCGGAAGCTATTGGACATTCGCATCTCCCGGAAAACCAAAGGCTTGAATGGCAGCGGGGAGAAGCAACCTGCTGTCCAGGCCACAGGTCTTGGTAAACTCATACTCGGAGAAGCCGGCCAAGACGCGCGAAGCAATCCCGTTTTCCTGAGCTACAGTTGTGATGTGATGATACATCGAACCGATCTCTAGTAAGGCAAGCCGGTAGCCCCGCGACCTGTATTTGAAGGTCGCTTTCTTCAAATTGATGAAGTAGGCGACGTAGAAAACGGCCCCGTTAATGGTGGCGATGGCATTGTACCGATCCTGATCAAATTGCGCCGGCAGCAGTTCGAAGCGGTTGCTGCCCGGGAGGTAATGCGCGACAGAAAATGGAGGTATACCCTCAACCATTTCGCTGGTTACTACGATGGCCTCAGCGCTATAGAGCGCGCCGCCGGATGGATATGGCCTGCGCCCTAAGCCATCCGCTCCAATTGCCTGGCCCAGGATCGAGGCAATCTTTTCGAATTCCACAATACCAAGCTGCCCTTCCTTCAGGGACGGCCAGCGTGAAACGGCTGTCTGCGTTGAGGTGGAGTGGCCGGTGACGATGTGACTGAAATGAGAAAATCGAGATTCCTTAGTCTCTGCGAGAAGTAGAGTTTCCTTCGAAAGAAACGGCGCACTGATGCGTTGTTCCAGAGTGGACCCTGCGCAGGTAAAACAATGATGGTGAAAGGTGCGAACAGTATGTTCGACGTCAGGGTCGACGAATTGGCTGGTAAAACCGATCTGGTTCAAAGCTGATATGTCGTTGGTCGGCATGGCATCTGCTCCCTCGTTCAAATGGTTCGCGGTTCCGCACTGTAGGTGGAATGGGCTCCTCGATGGCGCTCAATGCGACCCGTATCCAGATTCATCTCAATAATGGTGCTGAGGTCATCGGGGAAAAGCGGCGCAACGCCGTCGGCAAGGAGGGGGCGCAGGCGCGTGTATAGGAGGTGTAGTGCTGCTGCCGCTTCTATCTCTAACGCAGCGAACGTTGGAACTGAGAGCGAGTTGAGGGCATAGGGGTCAGAAAGGAAGAAGTCGGCCCAACTGGTTGGCTTGAAGCCTGGGTTTCTGTCGAGACCGGCCAGGTTATGAAGGCCACTGAAATGGTCAGGCAAGCCCATCGACGCTGAGTAGAACCCGTCAATGACAAAGTGTCGAAAAACAAAATATGCGTGGAGTACGATGCACTCAGGGCTCCGCGCACATGCGGCGTAGATTTCCCGCGCCGTGGTTGACGAATAGGCGGCTTGAATCGCAACAAGGAAGGTCGGATTGCCTATGAGCGCCAGGTCGTCAATCGAAGTGCAGGTTATGGCGTCGTTGTTCTCAATGCACTTCCCCAAGGATCGCGAAATCTCATCCGAAGCGCAATAGATCACAACGCTTTCATCGGATTTCATGCGACGCAGAACTTTGAGCTTGGTCAGGAACTGCTCCGCTGCATCGATGGGCAGGGCATTGCGCTCCAGAATTTCCGAGACACAGTGTTCATCGATGTACGGCCGTATCGATGAAAATTCCCGCAGAGCCGCTGCAAGATTGGCATCGCTAATCGAAGCGGCCCCGGTCGGCGTGAACAGTTTGCAAACCCCGTCAATGTCGGCGGGCTCAAGCACAAACGGCGATATTGTGTACATAGTTTCCGATCCTAGAATGGCGACAGCGGTACCGATGCAGTCAATTGTTCTGCATGCGTGTGCTCGTGGTCACCCCGGCGCTCAGGATGCTGGCGCCGGGGTGGGCCTGGTCAGATCAGGCGGTCTGGCCGCAACGCGACGAGCCGGAAGACTTGCCCGATGCGCCGCTGCGGCTGGAGCTGTCGCAACGTGAGCATGCTGCTGCCGAGGCGACGCCCGGAGTGGCGTCTTCGTCATCGAGGAATTCGATTGCCGTACCAAACTGCGGAGGGTTCAGGTTCTGATTCATAGGAATCTCCTTCTGTTAGCGCACCGCACCTCGCGGTGACGGTCGATTCATAAGATATAACTCCGATTTGTCAATGTGTATGTTTCGATGTATATTGTGATTCTACCAATCTGTGTTTAGCTATACATTGGTAGTTATTCGGTTGTACATGGTAACGGTGGTTAGATGACAGATCTATCAAAGGTACTACAGGTCGTGTTCCTGGTAATTGCGCAAAATCGCAGGCAAAAGGCATTGCTTGCGCTGGTGATCCTAACCATTGCGGCGACAGCGGTAGGTGCTGCGATCTTTCCGGTGTTCTTTTCACTGGGTATTGATGCCCTCACAGAGGGTAACGGACGGATCAATGCTGCTGTTACCTACATCCTCTCCTTCGGCATAGGCTTAACGCTGGTTGGAATCCTTGAACAAATCCAGTGGCTTACCTTCGGGCCCATGAATCTGAGGCTCCAACGCAACTTGACTACCCATGTCTTTCAACATGCCGTCTCGTTACCTTACTACCGTCTCAAGACCTACACGACCTACGAGATCGGCCGTACGATAGAAAAGGGTTTGGATGCCGTCAGAGACATTACGTCGAATCTGACGTTCTTTCTGATCCCAACGATCATCGAACTGGGAATCGCGGCGTCGGTGATTGCCTTCATGATTGATTTTTGGATCGCAGGGTTTCTTGTCGTCGCACTGTTCTTGTACGGGTTCATCGCAAACATCGCTGCCCGGCGCATTCGCTCGTCGACGGAAGAAGCCATGGAAAGCGGCATCGATGCCTGGAGCTTCGGCCTCGACGGGGTGGCAAATGCCGAGCTGGTTCAACAATCGAATTTGGGTTCCGAATTCACCAGCAAACTTGACGACAAACTGAAAGTGAACGATCGGGCCTGGGCAATAACGTTCCGACAGAGGGCCTACTATGGTGGTCTCCAGGCGCTCGTCTTCGGCTTGGTCGTACTTGGCGTATTGTGGCGCGGCGGTGTCAATGCCGGTGAGGGTATTCTCAGCATCGGGGAACTCGTCCTGCTGAATACCTACATTATTCGACTGCTGCAGCCGGTCGAAACGTTTGCACGCGTTTATCGTGACGTGCATGCGGCCCTCGGGGAGGCCCGACTTCTTGCCGATCTGCTGGCAGTCGACGTTCCGGCACCAACGAAGGTCCTGCTGCCGGCGGAAAAGCAGCCTTTCACCCTGGAACTTCGCCATGTTTCAATTGATGTCGCTGACCATCCGGTGTTGTCCGGCCTTAGCTTCAGTGTTCAGCCGAAGGAACCGCTCTTCATCGTGGGCCCGTCGGGTGTTGGGAAAACCTCTCTTCTCAAGCTCTTATCCTGCCTTACCATGCCGAGCGATGGGGCGTACATGATAAACGGGAAGGCTGTTTCGGACGAAAATGCAAGCGCGCTGCGGGAAGACATCGCCGTGGTACAGCAGGACTGCCTTTTGTTCGATTGGACGATCCGGGAGAACATTGCCTTCGGCTATTCCGGACCGAAAACGGATATCGACGAGGTGATTTCCATCCTTGGGCTGACAGACGTCATTAATCGGCATGAGGCGCAAGCCGAATCAACGGTGGGAGAGCGCGGCAATCGATTATCTGGCGGTGAGAAACAGCGTGTGTCGCTTGCCCGTGCCCTACTGAAAAAACCGCGTCTGCTTCTTTTGGACGAGGCCACAGCTGCGCTAGACGAAGTTAACCGGAAGCGCGCTCTGGCTGCCATTGAGACGCTTCAAAAAGACAACTCCAGCGTGTTCATTACCCATGACCTCTCGTTGATAAAACCAATGTCACGCGTTCTCTTTCTTTGCGCGTCCGACACGGCCTTTTACG from Mesorhizobium loti encodes:
- a CDS encoding SagB/ThcOx family dehydrogenase, which codes for MPTNDISALNQIGFTSQFVDPDVEHTVRTFHHHCFTCAGSTLEQRISAPFLSKETLLLAETKESRFSHFSHIVTGHSTSTQTAVSRWPSLKEGQLGIVEFEKIASILGQAIGADGLGRRPYPSGGALYSAEAIVVTSEMVEGIPPFSVAHYLPGSNRFELLPAQFDQDRYNAIATINGAVFYVAYFINLKKATFKYRSRGYRLALLEIGSMYHHITTVAQENGIASRVLAGFSEYEFTKTCGLDSRLLLPAAIQAFGFPGDANVQ
- a CDS encoding McbB family protein, producing MYTISPFVLEPADIDGVCKLFTPTGAASISDANLAAALREFSSIRPYIDEHCVSEILERNALPIDAAEQFLTKLKVLRRMKSDESVVIYCASDEISRSLGKCIENNDAITCTSIDDLALIGNPTFLVAIQAAYSSTTAREIYAACARSPECIVLHAYFVFRHFVIDGFYSASMGLPDHFSGLHNLAGLDRNPGFKPTSWADFFLSDPYALNSLSVPTFAALEIEAAAALHLLYTRLRPLLADGVAPLFPDDLSTIIEMNLDTGRIERHRGAHSTYSAEPRTI
- a CDS encoding ABC transporter ATP-binding protein, with product MTDLSKVLQVVFLVIAQNRRQKALLALVILTIAATAVGAAIFPVFFSLGIDALTEGNGRINAAVTYILSFGIGLTLVGILEQIQWLTFGPMNLRLQRNLTTHVFQHAVSLPYYRLKTYTTYEIGRTIEKGLDAVRDITSNLTFFLIPTIIELGIAASVIAFMIDFWIAGFLVVALFLYGFIANIAARRIRSSTEEAMESGIDAWSFGLDGVANAELVQQSNLGSEFTSKLDDKLKVNDRAWAITFRQRAYYGGLQALVFGLVVLGVLWRGGVNAGEGILSIGELVLLNTYIIRLLQPVETFARVYRDVHAALGEARLLADLLAVDVPAPTKVLLPAEKQPFTLELRHVSIDVADHPVLSGLSFSVQPKEPLFIVGPSGVGKTSLLKLLSCLTMPSDGAYMINGKAVSDENASALREDIAVVQQDCLLFDWTIRENIAFGYSGPKTDIDEVISILGLTDVINRHEAQAESTVGERGNRLSGGEKQRVSLARALLKKPRLLLLDEATAALDEVNRKRALAAIETLQKDNSSVFITHDLSLIKPMSRVLFLCASDTAFYGMQNELLAENPTYRQFIEGIERNSDVPAGVSKPDNGERA